A segment of the Triticum urartu cultivar G1812 chromosome 1, Tu2.1, whole genome shotgun sequence genome:
GAGATTAAGCTAAGCTAGTTGTGGATGTGTTGCGCACaatgatgcatgcttgcttggCCTGCATTTCTGGCATCGACTGTATCCAAGCAGTTGATTAATTAAACACGCGTTACGCCAAATGCTTTAACGACAAGCAGCAGCAGGATTGACAATTGCGTCAGGTGTAGTGCATGCAAGCTATCGAAGCCCAGCGGGATCTCCGGCGCGCACCCATGCATTGCATGCAGCTCTCTGCTTCGTCGTGATCAACGTCGTGATGAGCTGAGCTCTATATATACCGCTGGATCTCAACCTCACTAGACACGCACAAACACACAACAATCCATCTTCAGTTCGCAATATCCATCTCCAGATCGatctacgatggtgatcaagctCAGCGCCGGCGCCATCGCGGTGTCTGTCTGCCTGTCGCTCGCCTTCTTCGCCGGGCACGGGCAGCCCGTGCTGGCCGACGGTGGCGGCGGCAAGAAGCACGATGTTGCTGACACGGTTAAGAAGGAAGTGGCCATGTCCATCAAGAAAAACCCGCGCATCGGCGCCGCCCTCGTCCGGTTGCTCTTCCACGACTGCTGGGTCCACGTACGTATGCATAAGCAAAGCCATGATCCGACAAATTTGCATGCCGTATTGCCGTCGATGACAGATGTATCTATCCATGCATGCACTTGGTATTGATTTGCTGCGTAAAATGATGTACGTGCAGGGCTGCGATGGATCGGTGCTCTTAGACAAGGCGCCGGACGGCGGCAGCACGGAGAAGGACGCGACGAACAACATCGGCCTCGAGGGCTTCGACCTGATCGACAGGATCAAGGGCAAGCTCGGCGAAAGCGTCTCCTGCGCGGACATCGTCGTCCTGGCGGCCCGGGACGCGACCTTCATCCTCAGCCGCGGCAACATCGCCTACGACGTCACAACGGGGCGGAAGGACGGCGTCAGGTCGTCCGCCGCGGCCGCCGACGCCGTCCTCCCTCCATCCACCTTCAACTTCACGCAGCTCAAGGCCAACTTCGCCGGCAGGAACTTCACCCAGACGGAGCTCGTCGTCCTCTCCGGCGCCCACGCCGTCGGCGTCGCCCACCTCTCGTCGTTCCGCGACCGGCTCGACAACGCCACGGCCACCCCGATCAGCGCCAGGTACCAGAGAGCCCTCGCGGAGCACGTTGAGGAGCAGAAGGGCGTGCAAGGGACGCCGGACCCGACGGAGCCCAACAACATCCGCGACATGGAGTTGGCCTTCCGGAACGCCTCCGGGCACAACGCCAGCGGGGTGGACACGTCGAGGGCGGCGAGGGGGGTCCTGGACAACAGCTACTACCACGCCAACCTCCAGAACAAGGTGCTCTTCAGGTCCGACTGGGAGCTGCGCAACGACACCACCGGCGCCGCCGGGAGGGACATGCGGGTGTGTGGtcgttttgtgtgtgtgtgtccaTTGAAGGATCTCAGCGGAGATCCCGCGAGTGGCAGCCGGCTTCGAGATTAGGAAGCACTGGAACACCAACTGGAAACTGCCGACGGTACCGGCCACTGAACTCGATATGTTGCAGCGTGTGAGTAAGGTGTTTGCTCTACTATTGTACTACTCGTATTACCGCAAATAAACTATGATGTTCATAGAAAGGGATGTGGAGTAGGTTCGGTTATTTTCATAACAAATTCGTCAATTTAAAACTACGAATCTCGTGGAAGATCAAAGATAGATATAACTCCTCATTAGTGCAGTAATCGGAGTTAGCAAACTGTTTATGTAGTTGgggtgtgtggtgtgtgtgtccCCCCCCGCAACACACTAGATGGTTTTTTTTCTATTTGTTTCTCTCCGTTTTAGGTAGGTTTTGGTCTATTCCGTTTTCTTTTTACTTTTCCTTTTCTTATAAGAAATTCTTTCGAAATTCATGAAATTTTAAAAAAACTTCAAACACGTGAACTTTTTAGAATTCAATTattatttttcttattttttaactttttccaaattcatgatttttttcaaatttatgaCTTTTATTCAAACTCATGAACTGTTTTCAAATTCattaattttttaaaaaaatcttgACAATTTCCAAATTCAAGGACCATTTTTTCAGAACCCGTGAACTTTTTTAGAGTCAACTGGTCAAAAGTCAGCAGTTAGTGGTCAACTGATTCGCTGTCAACTGTTTACCCGAGTACCTGGCGAACCAAACTGACCGAGCCAGTTGTGGGCCAGCCCAACAAGCACTGGTGGTTGCTCGGTCACGCAGTCGTTCGACGCAGCCACTTCGTTCGCACAGGTCAATTGCAGACCCATCAATCGTTGACCAGTTAACTTTTAAAGATAATAGATCTGGAAAAATTAACCAAATTTTAAAAAGAAGGCTCATGATTAAGAGTGCAAAAAAGGTTCATGGATTCAAAATTTTCATGGAATTTGAAAAAAGAAGTTCATAGATTTTGGAAAAAAGATCATGAAATTTAAAAAAGATCGTCAATATTGAAAAAAGTAAATTCAATTTAAAAATCATattttttgaaaaaagttcatccattttgaaaaatatattataaAATTTCATCCAATTTGAAACAATTATCAATTTTAAGAAAGTTCATCATaattgaaaaaaagttcattgattttcaAAAAAGTGCACAAATTTTTTAAAAATTATCGATTTCAAAAAAACTTCATTGAATTTAGAAAAAATCATCGATTCAACGGAAAAGTTCACGTATTTGCAAACAATTCATCATACcaggaagaagaaaaaggaaaaaaacagaaaaggaaaaataaaaaataaataattgaaaatggaaaaaaggaa
Coding sequences within it:
- the LOC125532707 gene encoding peroxidase 3-like, encoding MVIKLSAGAIAVSVCLSLAFFAGHGQPVLADGGGGKKHDVADTVKKEVAMSIKKNPRIGAALVRLLFHDCWVHGCDGSVLLDKAPDGGSTEKDATNNIGLEGFDLIDRIKGKLGESVSCADIVVLAARDATFILSRGNIAYDVTTGRKDGVRSSAAAADAVLPPSTFNFTQLKANFAGRNFTQTELVVLSGAHAVGVAHLSSFRDRLDNATATPISARYQRALAEHVEEQKGVQGTPDPTEPNNIRDMELAFRNASGHNASGVDTSRAARGVLDNSYYHANLQNKVLFRSDWELRNDTTGAAGRDMRVCGRFVCVCPLKDLSGDPASGSRLRD